One genomic window of Cupriavidus malaysiensis includes the following:
- a CDS encoding alkene reductase: MGAQTEAFLTDALFQPIQLGKLELANRMAMAPLTRSRADDDLVPTDMVVEYYSQRASVGLIIAEATQVSTTAQGYTNTPGIYTPEQIAAWKKVTDAVHAKGGRIFLQIWHTGRMSHTHFQPDNQSPVAPSAIAANAKTFINGQGFVECSLPRALETAEIAGIVDDFRTAAANAVRAGFDGVEVHGAHGYLLDAFLRDGTNKRTDAYGGSIENRARFLLEVMAAVIAEIGADRVGVRLAPVSPVNDALESNPQPLFEHVVRELETLHPVYIHVVEGHTGGPRDNVAFDYEALHRLYSGVWMVNNGYTQEMAEEAIRSGRADMVSFGRKMITNPDLPRRFRENRPLNKPFEDASLYGGNGAHGYIDYPAVA; encoded by the coding sequence ATGGGTGCACAGACCGAAGCCTTCCTCACCGATGCCCTGTTCCAGCCGATCCAGCTGGGCAAGCTCGAGCTCGCCAACCGCATGGCCATGGCGCCGCTCACGCGCAGCCGCGCCGACGACGACCTGGTGCCGACCGACATGGTGGTCGAGTACTACAGCCAGCGTGCCAGCGTCGGCCTGATCATCGCGGAAGCCACCCAGGTTTCCACCACGGCCCAGGGCTATACCAATACGCCGGGCATCTACACCCCGGAACAGATCGCGGCCTGGAAGAAGGTGACCGACGCGGTGCACGCGAAGGGCGGCCGGATCTTCCTGCAGATCTGGCACACGGGCCGCATGTCGCACACGCACTTCCAGCCGGACAACCAGTCCCCGGTAGCGCCGTCGGCCATCGCCGCCAATGCCAAGACCTTCATCAATGGCCAGGGCTTCGTCGAATGCTCGCTGCCGCGCGCGCTCGAGACGGCCGAGATCGCAGGCATCGTCGATGACTTCCGCACGGCCGCGGCCAATGCCGTCCGGGCAGGCTTCGACGGCGTCGAAGTCCACGGCGCGCATGGCTACCTGCTCGACGCCTTCCTGCGCGACGGCACCAACAAGCGCACCGATGCCTATGGCGGCAGCATCGAGAACCGCGCCCGCTTCCTGCTGGAGGTCATGGCCGCGGTGATCGCGGAGATCGGCGCCGACCGGGTCGGCGTCCGCCTGGCGCCGGTCTCGCCGGTCAACGACGCGCTGGAGAGCAACCCGCAGCCCTTGTTCGAGCACGTCGTGCGCGAACTGGAGACGCTGCATCCCGTGTATATCCACGTCGTCGAAGGCCACACCGGCGGCCCGCGCGACAACGTCGCGTTCGACTACGAGGCGCTGCATCGCCTGTACAGCGGCGTGTGGATGGTGAATAACGGCTATACGCAGGAGATGGCCGAGGAAGCCATTCGCAGCGGCCGCGCCGACATGGTGTCGTTCGGTCGCAAGATGATCACCAACCCCGACCTGCCGCGCCGCTTCCGCGAGAACAGGCCGCTGAACAAGCCGTTCGAGGACGCCTCGCTGTATGGCGGGAATGGCGCGCACGGCTATATCGACTACCCGGCGGTGGCCTGA
- a CDS encoding TetR/AcrR family transcriptional regulator, with protein MARTADKTDIPNRLTKAGRELFSRLGYNATGIQQITDHAGVPKGSFYNHFESKEAFAAAIIAQYADYLHRSWEAMIEMAPPEPMEAIRYVFSRMIAYHQSRALQAGCLIGNFAAEIALSSEACRAALQAAQLAWRERLAGMIGQAQACHAIRTDISPSDLSGLAWDVWEGALLRMKIERSTEPLRRSVDLMFDHLFQPAAPAAASHRPITE; from the coding sequence ATGGCCCGCACCGCAGACAAGACCGACATCCCCAACCGCCTGACCAAGGCCGGGCGCGAGTTGTTCTCGCGCCTCGGCTACAACGCCACCGGCATCCAGCAGATCACCGATCATGCCGGCGTGCCGAAGGGTTCGTTCTACAACCACTTCGAAAGCAAGGAAGCGTTCGCCGCGGCCATCATCGCGCAGTACGCGGACTACCTGCATCGGTCGTGGGAGGCCATGATCGAGATGGCGCCACCGGAGCCGATGGAGGCGATCCGCTATGTGTTCAGCCGCATGATCGCCTACCACCAGTCGAGGGCGCTGCAGGCCGGCTGCCTGATCGGCAACTTCGCGGCGGAGATCGCCTTGTCCAGCGAAGCCTGCCGTGCCGCCCTGCAAGCGGCGCAGCTGGCCTGGCGCGAACGGCTTGCCGGCATGATCGGCCAGGCCCAGGCATGCCATGCCATCCGCACCGATATCTCCCCTTCCGATCTTTCCGGCCTGGCCTGGGATGTCTGGGAGGGCGCGCTGCTGCGCATGAAGATCGAGCGCTCGACCGAGCCGCTGCGGCGCAGCGTCGACCTGATGTTCGACCACCTGTTCCAACCGGCGGCCCCGGCCGCCGCAAGCCATCGTCCCATCACGGAGTAA
- a CDS encoding Ada metal-binding domain-containing protein, with protein sequence MPTLDRTFTLIGPDGRPYASAMPGTLGGHRGGKLYGRLDCRAALRAIARGGYEKHRVFFLDEMTAIAAGYRPCAVCMPVEYAAWKSR encoded by the coding sequence ATGCCCACCCTGGATCGAACGTTTACTTTGATCGGGCCTGACGGCAGGCCATACGCCAGCGCCATGCCCGGCACTCTCGGCGGCCATCGGGGTGGCAAGCTATACGGCCGGCTGGATTGCCGTGCGGCGCTGCGAGCGATTGCCCGTGGTGGCTATGAGAAGCATCGCGTGTTCTTCCTGGACGAGATGACGGCCATCGCTGCCGGCTATCGGCCGTGTGCGGTCTGCATGCCCGTGGAGTACGCCGCGTGGAAATCTCGATAA